Proteins from a genomic interval of Rhipicephalus microplus isolate Deutch F79 chromosome 6, USDA_Rmic, whole genome shotgun sequence:
- the LOC142765155 gene encoding uncharacterized protein LOC142765155: protein MTPPTPMAAVQAQQPLNELQEMREEIARLAETVYLDDLLIASSTPEEHERHLRYVLQRLTENGIVINTAKCVFGVPTLSFLGHSISSAGVQPQKDKVEAVRQFPQPKNLRQLREFLGLVNFYRRFIPKCTNILHPLHSLLAASGSKATAIQWNDQSTQTFRMIKEALANATMLTYPQLGVPQCVMVDASDAAIGAVLQQRAQSYLLTCIDRFTRWPEAVPIPDMTADTVARAFIFHWVARFGVPATMTTDRGTQFESALFASVTRLLGTHRIRTTAYHPISNGIVERFHRHLKTSLTATSSHSWVEALPFVLLGVRTALKADIGCCSAELVYGTTLRLPGEFFTTSKDENVYANADYAVRLRDIMSKLRAVPPRPPTARPVYVDWELSSCSHVLVRHDAVQPPLRPRTTGLSRCCDGQTSTLQSTEVVVTTWFL from the exons GTATACCTCGATGATCTTCTGATTGCTAGCAGCACTCCTGAAGAGCACGAGCGGCATCTGCGCTACGTACTTCAGCGACTGACAGAGAACGGCATCGTTATCAATACGGCAAAGTGCGTGTTTGGGGTACCGACACTATCATTTTTGGGCCACAGCATTTCAAGTGCCGGAGTACAGCCCCAGAAGGACAAGGTGGAAGCAGTACGGCAGTTTCCACAGCCGAAAAACCTCCGCCAGCTTCGAGAGTTCCTGGGACTCGTGAATTTCTACCGTAGGTTTATCCCGAAATGCACCAACatccttcaccctctccacagcctACTTGCGGCATCTGGATCTAAGGCAACTGCCATTCAGTGGAACGACCAATCCACACAAACATTCCGGATGATAAAGGAAGCTCTCGCAAATGCTACCATGCTCACGTACCCGCAGCTGGGTGTTCCTCAGTGCGTCATGGTGGACGCCTCCGATGCAGCGATTGGAGCCGTGTTGCAGCAGAGG GCGCAAAGCTACTTGCTAACCTGCATCGATCGCTTCACGCGATGGCCGGAGGCCGTGCCCATTCCAGACATGACTGCTGATACCGTCGCCCGCGCATTTATCTTCCACTGGGTGGCCCGCTTCGGAGTGCCGGCAACCATGACTACGGATCGCGGAACACAGTTTGAGTCCGCCCTGTTCGCAAGCGTCACCCGGCTCTTGGGTACTCACCGCATCagaacaactgcctaccatccgatTAGCAACGGTATAGTGGAAAGGTTCCATCGCCATCTGAAGACGAGCCTGACGGCTACTTCGAGTCACAGTTGGGTAGAGGCACTGCCGTTTGTTCTGTTGGGCGTTAGGACGGCTCTGAAAGCGGATATTGGATGCTGCTCCGCTGAACTGGTGTACGGAACAACGCTTCGCCTCCCAGGGGAATTTTTCACTACCAGTAAGGACGAAAACGTGTACGCGAACGCGGACTACGCCGTGCGACTGCGAGACATCATGAGCAAGCTACGTGCTGTTCCTCCGCGTCCGCCCACAGCCCGGCCAGTCTACGTGGACTGGGAACTCTCCTCCTGCTCTCACGTGCTTGTGAGGCACGATGCCGTACAGCCTCCACTCCGGCCCCGTACGACGGGCCTTTCAAGGTGCTGCGACGGGCAGACAAGCACATTACAATCGACAGAGGTGGTCGTCACGACGTGGTTTCTCTAG